A genomic region of Dreissena polymorpha isolate Duluth1 chromosome 4, UMN_Dpol_1.0, whole genome shotgun sequence contains the following coding sequences:
- the LOC127877737 gene encoding neuroendocrine convertase 1-like isoform X3 has protein sequence MLQLQSLENYYVLRHTEVPHRSRRSAFQHTKRLEQDTRVLWVEQQIAKSRHKRDFLQKPHITFNDPLWNEQWYITDTRQGNTALPKLDLNVVAVWKRNVTGRGVVVSVLDDGLEHNHTDLFANYEPNASYDLNDNDKDPFPRYDDTNENKHGTRCAGEISMTANNGFCGVGIAYNARIGGVRMLDGTVTDEIEGDALAMRLEHVDIYSASWGPNDDGKTVEGPGPLAMKALEKGITQGRKGKGVIYAWASGNGGHLKDNCDCDGYTGSIYTISISSASQTQQTPWYAERCASTMGATYSSGAYNDQRICSTDLHNMCTHGHTGTSAAAPLAAAIFALVLETNPELTWRDMQHIIAWTAEYSSLKDNLGWMKNGAGYFVNSAFGFGLLNADAMVTLADPGTWRTVPEKYICVTNSISSNLPKNIASGQEIDITINTSGCQGQHNEVNYLEHVELTLDMTFTKRGDLSIDLVSPDGTQTTLLTERPNDESENGFQNWTFMSVQTWGERPMGAWQLKIRDKYGSGNRGVIKAVQLKLHGTQLLPYHVMRNGGQRKYNDNYNNVVDTRMSNHGNLELLSKELEKLRKVIGNNM, from the exons GTACTTTGGGTAGAACAACAAATCGCCAAGTCTCGTCACAAACGAGATTTTCTTCAAAAGCCACACATTACCTTTAACGACCCCTTGTGGAATGAGCAGTGGTACATT ACAGATACCCGCCAAGGTAATACTGCACTGCCAAAGCTAGATCTTAACGTGGTGGCCGTCTGGAAGCGCAACGTAACCGGGAGGGGCGTCGTCGTATCCGTTCTCGACGACG GACTGGAACATAATCACACAGATTTGTTTGCCAACTAT GAGCCCAATGCCAGCTATGATCTTAACGATAATGACAAAGATCCCTTCCCGCGATATGACGACACAAACGAGAACAA GCACGGTACAAGATGTGCAGGTGAAATTTCGATGACAGCCAACAACGGTTTCTGTGGTGTCGGCATAGCATATAACGCCAGAATTGGAG GCGTCCGTATGCTGGACGGTACGGTGACGGACGAGATTGAGGGGGACGCGCTCGCCATGCGCCTGGAGCACGTTGACATCTACAGCGCCAGCTGGGGCCCCAACGACGACGGCAAGACGGTAGAGGGACCAGGGCCCCTCGCAATGAAGGCGCTAGAGAAAGGCATTACGCAG GGACGTAAAGGAAAGGGTGTCATCTACGCATGGGCGTCCGGAAACGGCGGCCACCTGAAGGACAACTGTGACTGCGACGGCTACACCGGAAGTATATACACGATTTCGATCAGCAGCGCCTCGCAGACGCAGCAAACGCCGTGGTACGCCGAGCGGTGCGCCTCCACCATGGGCGCCACGTACAGCAGCGGTGCCTACAACGATCAACGAATT TGCAGTACAGATCTACACAACATGTGTACACACGGACACACGGGTACTTCCGCGGCGGCACCGCTTGCTGCAGCCATATTCGCCCTTGTCCTAGAAACGAA CCCGGAACTGACGTGGCGCGACATGCAGCACATCATCGCGTGGACGGCGGAGTATTCCTCCCTCAAGGACAACCTCGGGTGGATGAAGAATGGCGCCGGCTACTTTGTCAATTCCGCCTTCGGGTTCGGACTCCTCAACGCCGATGCCATGGTGACGCTCGCCGACCCCGGCACGTGGCGCACAGTGCCAGAGAAATACATTTGTGTGACGAATTCAATAAGCTCAAACTTACCAAA AAATATCGCTAGCGGCCAAGAAATAGACATCACAATCAACACTTCCGGATGTCAGGGTCAACACAACGAGGTGAACTATCTAGAGCATGTGGAGCTCACGCTCGACATGACTTTTACAAAGCGCGGGGACTTAAGCATTGACCTCGTGTCGCCAGACG GCACACAGACGACGCTGCTCACAGAGCGGCCGAACGACGAGTCGGAGAATGGCTTCCAGAACTGGACCTTCATGTCCGTACAAACCTGGGGGGAGAGACCCATGGGGGCGTGGCAACTCAAGATCCGAGATAAG TATGGAAGTGGAAATAGGGGTGTTATCAAGGCCGTGCAGCTGAAACTACATGGTACCCAGCTTCTTCCGTACCACGTGATGCGAAATGGCGGACAGAGAAAATACAACGACAACTACAATAATGTTGTTGACACACGAATG TCGAACCACGGCAATCTAGAACTTCTTTCCAAAGAACTGGAGAAACTTCGCAAGGTCATCGGGAACAACATGTAA